One part of the Arabidopsis thaliana chromosome 4, partial sequence genome encodes these proteins:
- a CDS encoding AGC (cAMP-dependent, cGMP-dependent and protein kinase C) kinase family protein (AGC (cAMP-dependent, cGMP-dependent and protein kinase C) kinase family protein; FUNCTIONS IN: kinase activity; INVOLVED IN: protein amino acid phosphorylation; LOCATED IN: cellular_component unknown; EXPRESSED IN: 22 plant structures; EXPRESSED DURING: 13 growth stages; CONTAINS InterPro DOMAIN/s: Protein kinase, ATP binding site (InterPro:IPR017441), Serine/threonine-protein kinase domain (InterPro:IPR002290), Serine/threonine-protein kinase-like domain (InterPro:IPR017442), Protein kinase, C-terminal (InterPro:IPR017892), Protein kinase-like domain (InterPro:IPR011009), AGC-kinase, C-terminal (InterPro:IPR000961), Serine/threonine-protein kinase, active site (InterPro:IPR008271), Protein kinase, catalytic domain (InterPro:IPR000719); BEST Arabidopsis thaliana protein match is: AGC (cAMP-dependent, cGMP-dependent and protein kinase C) kinase family protein (TAIR:AT2G19400.1); Has 30201 Blast hits to 17322 proteins in 780 species: Archae - 12; Bacteria - 1396; Metazoa - 17338; Fungi - 3422; Plants - 5037; Viruses - 0; Other Eukaryotes - 2996 (source: NCBI BLink).): protein MEDIQEEENGTDEEVLGSSLTMEKVAAAKQYIENHYKAQNKNIQERKERRWILERKLASSGVPKEEQINMIKDLERKETEFMRLKRNKISVDDFELLTIIGRGAFGEVRLCRERKSGNIYAMKKLKKSEMVMRGQVEHVRAERNLLAEVESHYIVKLYYSFQDPEYLYLIMEYLPGGDMMTLLMREDTLREDVARFYIAQSVLAIESIHRYNYIHRDIKPDNLLLDKDGHMKLSDFGLCKPLDCRNLPSIQENRATDDETMSEPMDVDRCFPDTDNKRSWRSPQEQLQHWQMNRRKLAFSTVGTPDYIAPEVLLKKGYGMECDWWSLGAIMYEMLVGYPPFYADDPISTCRKIVHWRNHLKFPEDAKFSSEAKDLICRLLCNVDHRLGTGGGAQQIKDHPWFKDVVWEKLYEMEAAYKPEVNDELDTQNFMKFDEVNSPAPERTRSGLSRKMLLAPKDLSFVGYTYKNFDAVKGLRHSLAEAMPVELISGEAAEAQMVSSMDDPMII, encoded by the exons atggaggaTATACAGGAGGAAGAGAACGGTACGGACGAGGAGGTTCTGGGATCGAGCTTGACCATGGAGAAAGTGGCCGCAGCGAAGCAGTACATCGAGAATCACTACAAAGCTCAGAACAAGAACATTcaagagaggaaagagag ACGGTGGATCTTAGAAAGAAAGTTGGCGTCTTCTGGAGTGCCAAAAGAGGAGCAAATCAACATGATTAAAGACCTGGAGAGAAAAGAGACAGAGTTTATGAGGCTTAAAAGGAACAAGATTAGTGTCGATGACTTTGAGCTTTTGACTATCATTGGAAGAGGTGCTTTTGGTGAG GTTCGCTTATGTCGGGAGAGAAAGTCTGGAAATATTTATGCCATGAAGAAGTTAAAGAAATCTGAAATGGTCATGAGAGGACAG GTTGAGCATGTCAGAGCAGAGAGGAACCTGCTGGCTGAGGTTGAAAGCCATTATATTGTGAAGCTTTACTATTCATTTCAGGATCCCGAGTATCTGTATCTGATTATGGAATATCTCCCCGGTGGTGATATGATGACCTTGCTCATGAGGGAGGACACATTACGGGAAGATGTTGCCAGATTTTATATTGCTCAAAGTGTCCTGGCCATTGAATCCATACACAGATACAACTATATTCATAG GGATATCAAACCTGATAACCTACTTTTGGACAAAGATGGGCACATGAAACTCTCGGACTTTGGGCTCTGTAAGCCTCTTGATTGTAGAAATTTACCTTCAATTCAGGAGAATAGGGCCACGGATGATGAAACTATGTCAGAACCTATGGATGTTGATAGATGCTTTCCTGACACTGATAACAAGAGAAGCTGGCGCAGTCCCCAGGAACAACTTCAGCATTGGCAGATGAATCGCAGAAAACTA GCATTTTCAACTGTGGGAACACCGGACTATATTGCTCCTGAAGTTTTGCTGAAGAAAGGATATGGCATGGAATGTGATTG GTGGTCATTAGGTGCAATTATGTACGAAATGCTCGTTGGGTATCCTCCTTTTTATGCTGATGACCCTATATCAACTTGCAGAAAG ATCGTCCATTGGAGAAACCATTTGAAATTTCCTGAGGATGCGAAGTTTTCATCTGAGGCAAAAGATCTTATCTGCAGGTTGCTGTGCAACGTTGACCATAGGCTTGGTACTGGAGGAGGAGCCCAGCAAATCAAG GATCATCCTTGGTTCAAGGATGTTGTGTGGGAAAAGCTCTATGAAATGGAGGCTGCGTACAAACCAGAAGTGAACGACGAGCTAGATACACaaaattttatgaagtttGATGAA GTGAATTCTCCTGCACCTGAAAGAACTAGATCAGGACTCTCCAGGAAG ATGCTTCTTGCTCCCAAGGATTTAAGTTTTGTTGGCTACACATACAAGAACTTTGACGCTGTAAAAGGATTGCGTCATTCACTTG CTGAGGCGATGCCTGTGGAGCTGATAAGCGGGGAAGCAGCAGAGGCACAGATGGTATCATCGATGGATGATCCAATGATAATTTGA
- a CDS encoding Thiamine pyrophosphate dependent pyruvate decarboxylase family protein (Thiamine pyrophosphate dependent pyruvate decarboxylase family protein; FUNCTIONS IN: in 6 functions; LOCATED IN: membrane; EXPRESSED IN: 11 plant structures; EXPRESSED DURING: 4 anthesis, C globular stage, F mature embryo stage, petal differentiation and expansion stage, E expanded cotyledon stage; CONTAINS InterPro DOMAIN/s: TPP-binding enzyme, conserved site (InterPro:IPR000399), Thiamine pyrophosphate enzyme, central domain (InterPro:IPR012000), Pyruvate decarboxylase/indolepyruvate decarboxylase (InterPro:IPR012110), Thiamine pyrophosphate enzyme, N-terminal TPP-binding domain (InterPro:IPR012001), Thiamine pyrophosphate enzyme, C-terminal TPP-binding (InterPro:IPR011766); BEST Arabidopsis thaliana protein match is: Thiamine pyrophosphate dependent pyruvate decarboxylase family protein (TAIR:AT5G01320.1); Has 20589 Blast hits to 20526 proteins in 2548 species: Archae - 428; Bacteria - 13367; Metazoa - 177; Fungi - 761; Plants - 551; Viruses - 4; Other Eukaryotes - 5301 (source: NCBI BLink).): protein MDTKIGSIDDCKPTNGDVCSPTNGTVATIHNSVPSSAITINYCDATLGRHLARRLVQAGVTDVFSVPGDFNLTLLDHLMAEPDLNLIGCCNELNAGYAADGYARSRGVGACVVTFTVGGLSVLNAIAGAYSENLPLICIVGGPNSNDYGTNRILHHTIGLPDFSQELRCFQTVTCYQAVVNNLDDAHEQIDKAISTALKESKPVYISVSCNLAAIPHHTFSRDPVPFSLAPRLSNKMGLEAAVEATLEFLNKAVKPVMVGGPKLRVAKACDAFVELADASGYALAMMPSAKGFVPEHHPHFIGTYWGAVSTPFCSEIVESADAYIFAGPIFNDYSSVGYSLLLKKEKAIVVQPDRITVANGPTFGCILMSDFFRELSKRVKRNETAYENYHRIFVPEGKPLKCESREPLRVNTMFQHIQKMLSSETAVIAETGDSWFNCQKLKLPKGCGYEFQMQYGSIGWSVGATLGYAQASPEKRVLAFIGDGSFQVTVQDISTMLRNGQKTIIFLINNGGYTIEVEIHDGPYNVIKNWNYTGLVDAIHNGEGNCWTAKVRYEEELVEAITTATTEKKDCLCFIEVILHKDDTSKELLEWGSRVSAANSRPPNPQ, encoded by the exons ATGGACACCAAAATCGGATCGATCGATGATTGCAAGCCGACGAACGGCGACGTCTGTAGTCCAACAAACGGCACCGTCGCAACAATCCACAACTCTGTTCCTTCCTCCGCTATCACCATCAACTACTGCGACGCGACTCTCGGCCGTCACTTAGCTCGTCGTCTCGTCCAAGCCGGCGTTACGGATGTTTTCTCTGTTCCCGGAGATTTCAACCTCACTTTGCTTGATCACCTCATGGCTGAGCCGGACCTCAACCTAATCGGATGTTGTAACGAGCTAAACGCCGGTTACGCTGCCGACGGTTACGCTAGATCTCGTGGAGTCGGCGCTTGCGTTGTTACCTTCACCGTTGGTGGACTCAGCGTTTTAAACGCGATCGCTGGTGCTTACAGCGAGAATCTTCCTCTTATCTGTATCGTCGGAGGTCCTAACTCTAACGATTATGGCACTAACCGGATTCTTCATCACACCATTGGATTACCTGATTTTAGCCAAGAGCTTAGGTGCTTCCAAACGGTGACTTGTTATCAG gCGGTGGTGAACAATTTAGATGATGCTCATGAACAGATTGATAAAGCAATATCAACAGCTTTGAAAGAGAGCAAGCCTGTGTATATAAGTGTAAGCTGTAACTTAGCAGCGATTCCTCATCATACATTTAGCCGTGATCCTGTCCCTTTTTCTCTAGCTCCAAG ATTGAGCAACAAGATGGGTTTAGAAGCTGCGGTGGAAGCAACATTGGAGTTTCTGAATAAGGCTGTGAAGCCAGTTATGGTTGGTGGTCCTAAGTTGCGTGTGGCTAAAGCTTGTGATGCCTTTGTTGAGCTAGCTGATGCTTCAGGCTATGCTTTGGCGATGATGCCTTCTGCGAAAGGCTTTGTACCAGAGCACCATCCTCATTTCATTGGAACTTATTGGGGAGCAGTGAGCACTCCTTTTTGCTCTGAGATTGTGGAATCTGCGGATGCTTACATTTTTGCAGGTCCAATCTTCAACGACTATAGCTCTGTTGGTTACTCGCTTCTcctcaagaaagaaaaagccaTCGTTGTGCAACCTGATCGTATCACTGTGGCCAATGGTCCTACTTTTGGTTGCATTTTGATGAGCGATTTCTTCAGGGAATTGTCTAAGAGGGTGAAGCGTAACGAGACTGCATATGAGAACTACCATAGGATCTTTGTCCCTGAAGGTAAGCCATTGAAGTGTGAATCAAGAGAGCCATTGAGAGTTAACACAATGTTCCAGCACATTCAGAAGATGCTCTCTAGTGAAACCGCTGTGATTGCTGAAACCGGTGATTCTTGGTTCAATTGCCAAAAACTAAAGCTGCCAAAAGGATGTGG GTACGAGTTTCAGATGCAGTATGGATCGATTGGGTGGTCTGTTGGTGCAACTCTAGGATACGCACAGGCATCACCAGAGAAGCGAGTGTTGGCATTCATCGGTGATGGGAGTTTCCAAGTCACGGTTCAGGACATATCAACAATGCTGCGTAATGGACAGAAGACGATCATCTTCTTGATTAACAATGGTGGCTACACCATTGAAGTAGAGATTCATGACGGTCCTTATAACGTGATTAAGAACTGGAACTACACTGGTCTCGTTGACGCCATTCATAACGGTGAAGGCAATTGCTGGACTGCAAAG GTGAGATACGAAGAGGAGTTAGTGGAGGCGATTACGACAGCGACGacggagaagaaagattgTCTATGTTTCATAGAAGTGATTCTTCACAAGGATGATACGAGCAAAGAGTTGCTTGAGTGGGGCTCACGCGTCTCTGCTGCTAACAGCCGTCCTCCCAATCCTCAGTAG
- a CDS encoding AGC (cAMP-dependent, cGMP-dependent and protein kinase C) kinase family protein (AGC (cAMP-dependent, cGMP-dependent and protein kinase C) kinase family protein; FUNCTIONS IN: kinase activity; INVOLVED IN: protein amino acid phosphorylation; LOCATED IN: cellular_component unknown; EXPRESSED IN: 22 plant structures; EXPRESSED DURING: 13 growth stages; CONTAINS InterPro DOMAIN/s: Protein kinase, ATP binding site (InterPro:IPR017441), Serine/threonine-protein kinase domain (InterPro:IPR002290), Serine/threonine-protein kinase-like domain (InterPro:IPR017442), Protein kinase, C-terminal (InterPro:IPR017892), Protein kinase-like domain (InterPro:IPR011009), Serine/threonine-protein kinase, active site (InterPro:IPR008271), AGC-kinase, C-terminal (InterPro:IPR000961), Protein kinase, catalytic domain (InterPro:IPR000719); BEST Arabidopsis thaliana protein match is: AGC (cAMP-dependent, cGMP-dependent and protein kinase C) kinase family protein (TAIR:AT2G19400.1); Has 108386 Blast hits to 106080 proteins in 2916 species: Archae - 133; Bacteria - 13489; Metazoa - 38137; Fungi - 11732; Plants - 25721; Viruses - 399; Other Eukaryotes - 18775 (source: NCBI BLink).), protein MEDIQEEENGTDEEVLGSSLTMEKVAAAKQYIENHYKAQNKNIQERKERRWILERKLASSGVPKEEQINMIKDLERKETEFMRLKRNKISVDDFELLTIIGRGAFGEVRLCRERKSGNIYAMKKLKKSEMVMRGQVEHVRAERNLLAEVESHYIVKLYYSFQDPEYLYLIMEYLPGGDMMTLLMREDTLREDVARFYIAQSVLAIESIHRYNYIHRDIKPDNLLLDKDGHMKLSDFGLCKPLDCRNLPSIQENRATDDETMSEPMDVDRCFPDTDNKRSWRSPQEQLQHWQMNRRKLAFSTVGTPDYIAPEVLLKKGYGMECDWWSLGAIMYEMLVGYPPFYADDPISTCRKIVHWRNHLKFPEDAKFSSEAKDLICRLLCNVDHRLGTGGGAQQIKDHPWFKDVVWEKLYEMEAAYKPEVNDELDTQNFMKFDEVNSPAPERTRSGLSRKMLLAPKDLSFVGYTYKNFDAVKGLRHSLEMARTMSLDRSPAEAMPVELISGEAAEAQMVSSMDDPMII, encoded by the exons atggaggaTATACAGGAGGAAGAGAACGGTACGGACGAGGAGGTTCTGGGATCGAGCTTGACCATGGAGAAAGTGGCCGCAGCGAAGCAGTACATCGAGAATCACTACAAAGCTCAGAACAAGAACATTcaagagaggaaagagag ACGGTGGATCTTAGAAAGAAAGTTGGCGTCTTCTGGAGTGCCAAAAGAGGAGCAAATCAACATGATTAAAGACCTGGAGAGAAAAGAGACAGAGTTTATGAGGCTTAAAAGGAACAAGATTAGTGTCGATGACTTTGAGCTTTTGACTATCATTGGAAGAGGTGCTTTTGGTGAG GTTCGCTTATGTCGGGAGAGAAAGTCTGGAAATATTTATGCCATGAAGAAGTTAAAGAAATCTGAAATGGTCATGAGAGGACAG GTTGAGCATGTCAGAGCAGAGAGGAACCTGCTGGCTGAGGTTGAAAGCCATTATATTGTGAAGCTTTACTATTCATTTCAGGATCCCGAGTATCTGTATCTGATTATGGAATATCTCCCCGGTGGTGATATGATGACCTTGCTCATGAGGGAGGACACATTACGGGAAGATGTTGCCAGATTTTATATTGCTCAAAGTGTCCTGGCCATTGAATCCATACACAGATACAACTATATTCATAG GGATATCAAACCTGATAACCTACTTTTGGACAAAGATGGGCACATGAAACTCTCGGACTTTGGGCTCTGTAAGCCTCTTGATTGTAGAAATTTACCTTCAATTCAGGAGAATAGGGCCACGGATGATGAAACTATGTCAGAACCTATGGATGTTGATAGATGCTTTCCTGACACTGATAACAAGAGAAGCTGGCGCAGTCCCCAGGAACAACTTCAGCATTGGCAGATGAATCGCAGAAAACTA GCATTTTCAACTGTGGGAACACCGGACTATATTGCTCCTGAAGTTTTGCTGAAGAAAGGATATGGCATGGAATGTGATTG GTGGTCATTAGGTGCAATTATGTACGAAATGCTCGTTGGGTATCCTCCTTTTTATGCTGATGACCCTATATCAACTTGCAGAAAG ATCGTCCATTGGAGAAACCATTTGAAATTTCCTGAGGATGCGAAGTTTTCATCTGAGGCAAAAGATCTTATCTGCAGGTTGCTGTGCAACGTTGACCATAGGCTTGGTACTGGAGGAGGAGCCCAGCAAATCAAG GATCATCCTTGGTTCAAGGATGTTGTGTGGGAAAAGCTCTATGAAATGGAGGCTGCGTACAAACCAGAAGTGAACGACGAGCTAGATACACaaaattttatgaagtttGATGAA GTGAATTCTCCTGCACCTGAAAGAACTAGATCAGGACTCTCCAGGAAG ATGCTTCTTGCTCCCAAGGATTTAAGTTTTGTTGGCTACACATACAAGAACTTTGACGCTGTAAAAGGATTGCGTCATTCACTTG AGATGGCAAGAACTATGTCTCTAGATCGATCACCAG CTGAGGCGATGCCTGTGGAGCTGATAAGCGGGGAAGCAGCAGAGGCACAGATGGTATCATCGATGGATGATCCAATGATAATTTGA
- the EDA39 gene encoding calmodulin-binding family protein has product MGLEVGSLCFKLKDGGLTSRTNSFKRDDTNRHQNSPKSTMERSLSFNSWEVPKETKTDSDFEVLETKKSTPNTLNGRNCERIQIKKPTVTPPEPFVFFSPRPVTELDAAATTLQKVYKSYRTRRNLADCAVVVEELWWRTLEGAALDLSSVSFFGEEKHETAVSKWARARKRAAKVGKGLSKDEKAQKLALQHWLEAIDPRHRYGHNLHFYYDVWSASKSTQPFFYWLDIGDGKDVNLEKHPRSVLQKQCIRYLGPV; this is encoded by the exons ATGGGTCTTGAAGTTGGGTCCTTATGCTTCAAACTTAAAGACGGAGGCTTGACATCAAGAACCAACAGTTTCAAGAGAGACGATACTAATAGGCACCAGAATTCTCCTAAGAGTACTATGGAGCGGTCGTTGAGTTTCAACAGCTGGGAGGTTCCTAAAGAGACCAAGACTGATTCAGATTTTGAGGTCTTGGAGACAAAGAAGTCAACGCCTAACACTTTGAATGGAAGAAACTGTGAGAGAatccaaatcaagaaacctACAGTTACTCCACCAGAGCCATTTGTGTTCTTCTCTCCTAGACCTGTCACCGAGCTTGATGCAGCTGCAACTACGTTACAAAAGGTGTACAAGAGTTACAGGACCAGAAGGAACTTAGCAGATTGTGCGGTCGTTGTTGAGGAGCTCTG GTGGAGGACTTTGGAAGGTGCAGCTTTGGATTTGAGCTCTGTGTCTttctttggagaagaaaaacatgagaCCGCTGTTTCGAAATGGGCACGAGCTAGAAAACGAGCTGCTAAG GTTGGGAAAGGCTTATCTAAAGATGAAAAGGCTCAGAAATTAGCTCTTCAGCATTGGCTTGAAGCT ATTGACCCACGTCATCGTTACGGCCACAACTTGCACTTCTATTATGATGTCTGGTCAGCGAGCAAGAGCACACAACCATTCTTTTACTG GTTGGATATAGGAGACGGCAAAGATGTAAATCTTGAGAAACACCCTAGAAGTGTTCTGCAAAAACAATGCATCAGATACTTAGGACCGGTGTGA
- a CDS encoding Cyclophilin-like peptidyl-prolyl cis-trans isomerase family protein (Cyclophilin-like peptidyl-prolyl cis-trans isomerase family protein; FUNCTIONS IN: peptidyl-prolyl cis-trans isomerase activity; INVOLVED IN: protein folding; LOCATED IN: cellular_component unknown; CONTAINS InterPro DOMAIN/s: Cyclophilin-like (InterPro:IPR015891), Peptidyl-prolyl cis-trans isomerase, cyclophilin-type (InterPro:IPR002130), Peptidyl-prolyl cis-trans isomerase, cyclophilin-type, conserved site (InterPro:IPR020892); BEST Arabidopsis thaliana protein match is: cyclophilin71 (TAIR:AT3G44600.1); Has 24116 Blast hits to 22276 proteins in 2786 species: Archae - 119; Bacteria - 7703; Metazoa - 5717; Fungi - 2149; Plants - 1502; Viruses - 35; Other Eukaryotes - 6891 (source: NCBI BLink).), translated as MSTVYVLEPPTKGKVIVNTTHGPIDVELWPKEAPKSVRNFVQLCLEGYFDNTIFHRVIPGFLVQGGDPTGSGTGGDSIYGGVFADEFHSRLRFSHRGIVAMANASSPNSNGSQFFFTLDKCDWLDKKHTIFGKVTGDSIYNLLRLGEVDTSKDDRPLDPAPKILSVEVLWNPFEDIVPRVLAKTSEESAAEIKEPPTKPVKKLNLLSFGEEAEEEEKELAVVKQKIKSSHDVLNDPRLLKAEASDKERNASESKEVLSVREALNAKKEAAQKDKSFSVSDTVGNSDDDDDGEDETKFDAKMRNQVLSRRKEIGDTPSKPTQKKKSSSLKGREESTQRSDAVSSEDEKPRMEKLSLKKKGIGSEAKAEHMEKGDTDLQLYNASERARQLHKLKKRRLQGNEDSVLAKLEKFKQSISAKPFTSSNEPVVLTSSSEPVDNKEEDLSDWKNVKLKFAPERGKDKMSRRDDPDAYMVVDPLLEKGKEKFNRMQAKQKRREREWSGKSLA; from the exons ATGTCGACGGTGTACGTGCTAGAGCCGCCGACAAAGGGAAAGGTCATTGTAAATACTACTCATGGTCCAATCGACGTCGAGCTTTGGCCTAAGGAAGCGCCCAAATCCGTACGGAACTTCGTTCAACTATGCCTCGAGGGTTACTTTGACAACACCATCTTCCATCGTGTCATTCCCGGTTTTCTCGTTCAAGGCGGCGATCCCACCGGCTCCGGAACCG GTGGAGATAGTATATATGGAGGTGTCTTTGCCGATGAGTTCCATTCAAGGCTGAGATTTAGCCACCGTGGGATTGTTGCCATGGCTAATGCGAGCTCACCTAATTCTAATGGAAGTCAGTTCTTTTTCACTTTGGATAAGTGTGATTGGCTTGATAAGAAGCACACTATCTTTGGCAAG GTAACGGGCGATTCAATCTACAATCTTTTAAGACTAGGAGAGGTTGACACGAGTAAGGATGATCGACCTCTGGATCCTGCTCCGAAAATATTATCTGTCGAG GTTTTGTGGAACCCTTTTGAAGATATTGTTCCTAGAGTGTTAGCAAAGACATCAGAAGAATCTGCTGCTGAAATCAAGGAACCCCCAACAAAGCCCGTGAA GAAATTGAATTTACTGTCATTcggagaagaagctgaagaagaggaaaaggaACTGGCTGTTGTAAAGCAAAAGATTAAGAGCAGTCATGACGTATTGAATGATCCTCGACTTTTGAAGGCAGAAGCTTCAGATAAAGAGAGG aACGCATCTGAGTCCAAGGAGGTACTATCTGTGCGAGAAGCTCTGAATGCTAAGAAAGAAGCGGctcaaaaagataaaagctTTTCTGTATCTGATACAGTTGGAAATagtgatgatgacgatgatggtGAAGATGAGACTAAATTTGATGCAAAGATGAGGAATCAAGTGCTCAGCAGAAGGAAGGAGATTGGAGATACGCCTTCAAAGCCGACTcagaaaaaaa AGAGCTCTAGCCTGAAAGGCCGTGAAGAGTCTACGCAAAG GTCTGATGCTGTAAGTAGTGAAGATGAGAAACCAAGGATGGAAAAGTTGTccttgaagaaaaaaggaatagGCTCAGAAGCCAAAGCCGAACATATGGAGAAAGGAGACACTGATTTACAGCTTTACAACGCTTCTGAACGCGCCCGGCAGTTGCATAAGTTGAAAAAGCGCAGACTGCAAGGAAATGAGGATTCT GTGTTAGCAAAACTCGAGAAGTTTAAGCAGTCTATCTCTGCAAAACCGTTTACCTCGAGTAATGAACCAGTAGTGTTGACCTCGAGTAGTGAACCAGTTGacaataaagaagaagatctctcTGATTGGAAGAATGTAAAGCTCAAGTTTGCTCCTGAGCGTGGCAAG GATAAAATGTCACGCAGGGATGATCCAGATGCGTATATGGTGGTTGACCCTCTTCTTGAAAAGGGAAAAGAGAAGTTCAACAGAATGCAAGCCAAACAAAAACGAAGGGAGCGAGAATGGTCTGGAAAATCTCTTGCCTGA